In Perognathus longimembris pacificus isolate PPM17 chromosome 3, ASM2315922v1, whole genome shotgun sequence, a single window of DNA contains:
- the Bco2 gene encoding carotenoid-cleaving dioxygenase, mitochondrial, whose amino-acid sequence MRRFPVMKKYAGNTHQKNTISGQRQNLPCIAPLLTTVEETPQTISAQVQGHIPKWLHGYLFRVGPGKFEFGKDKYNHWFDGMALLHQFRMEKGSVTYRSKFLQSDTYKANRAANRIIISEFGTLALPDPCRNIFERFMSKFVPPVMTDNTNVNYVRYKGDYYISTETNFMNKVDIETLDNTEKVDWSKFIAVNGATAHPHSDPDGTTYNLGNSYGPRGSCYNVIRVPPEKRDPKETIHGAQVICSIAPKEVMKPSYYHSFGMTQNYIIFIEQPLKMNLWKIATSKIRGKPFSDGISWEPQQNTRFHVVDKHTGKSLPGLYYSKPFITFHQINAFEDEGCVVIDMCCQDDGGVLDVYQLQNLRKVGEGLDQVYNSIARSFPRRFVLPLDINMNAPDGQNLSLLSYSSASAVKQRDGKIWCSHEDLHHEDLETEGGIEFPQINYSQFNGKKYHFFYGCGFRHLVGDSLIKVDVVEKTLKVWREDGFYPSEPVFVPTPGSEEEDGGVILSVVVTPNQKKSNFLLVLDAKNFEELGRAEVPVAIPYGFHGTFIPI is encoded by the exons TAATGAAGAAATATGCGGGGAATACTCATCAGAAAAATACTATCTCGGGACAGCGGCAGAATCTGCCATGCATTGCACCCCTCCTGACCACGGTGGAGGAGACTCCACAGACCATCTCTGCTCAAGTCCAAGGGCATATTCCTAAGTGGCTCCATGGCTATCTCTTTCGAGTTGGACCTGGGAAGTTTGAGTTTGGGAAGGATAA GTACAATCACTGGTTTGATGGAATGGCTTTGCTTCATCAGTTCAGGATGGAGAAGGGCAGTGTGACATATAGGAGCAAATTTCTACAGAGCGATACATACAAAGCCAACAGGGCGGCCAATCGAATTATCATCTCCGAATTTGGTACACTGGCTCTTCCTGACCCATGCAGGAATATTTTTGAGCGTTTCATGTCCAAGTTTGTACCGCCAG TCATGACAGACAACACCAATGTCAACTATGTGAGGTACAAAGGCGATTACTACATTAGCACTGAGACCAATTTCATGAATAAAGTGGACATTGAAACTCTGGACAACACAGAGAAG GTGGACTGGAGCAAATTCATTGCTGTGAATGGAGCAACCGCACACCCTCACTCTGACCCTGATGGAACAACATACAATCTGGGGAATTCCTATGGGCCACGAG GTTCCTGCTATAATGTTATTCGGGTTCCTCCAGAGAAGAGGGACCCAAAGGAGACAATTCATGGGGCCCAGGTGATATGTTCTATTGCTCCTAAAGAAGTTATGAAGCCATCCTACTACCACAGTTTTG GAATGACACAGAACTACATAATCTTCATTGAACAGCCTCTGAAGATGAATCTGTGGAAAATTGCCACTTCTAAAATTCGGGGAAAGCCTTTTTCAGATGGGATAAGTTGGGAACCCCAACAAAACACACGGTTTCACGTTGTGGATAAACACACTGGAAAG TCTCTTCCAGGATTGTACTATAGCAAACCTTTCATTACTTTCCATCAAATCAATGCCTTTGAGGATGAGGGTTGTGTTGTGATCGATATGTGTTGCCAAGATGATGGAGGAGTTCTGGACGTTTACCAACTACAGAATCTCCGGAAAGTGGGTGAAGGGCTCGATCAG GTGTATAACTCCATAGCCAGATCTTTCCCCAGAAGGTTTGTCTTGCCCCTTGACATCAACATGAATGCCCCCGATGGGCAAAACCTCAGTCTACTCTCATATTCATCAGCCAGTGCTGTGAAACAGCGTGATGGAAAG ATCTGGTGCTCTCATGAAGATCTACATCATGAGGATCTAGAGACAGAAGGGGGAATTGAATTTCCTCAGATCAACTACAGCCAATTCAATGGCAAAAAGTATCATTTCTTCTACGGCTGTGGCTTTCGGCACTTGGTGGGGGATTCTTTGATCAAGGTTGATGTGGTAGAGaagactctgaag gTTTGGAGAGAAGATGGCTTTTATCCTTCAGAACCTGTGTTTGTACCAACACCAGGATCTGAAGAAGAAGATGGTGGAGTTATTCTTTCTGTGGTGGTGACTCCCAACCAG aaaaagagcAATTTCCTTCTTGTCTTGGATGCCAAGAATTTTGAAGAATTAGGCCGAGCAGAGGTACCTGTGGCAATACCTTATGGGTTCCATGGGACATTCATTCCCATCTGA